In Stigmatopora argus isolate UIUO_Sarg chromosome 17, RoL_Sarg_1.0, whole genome shotgun sequence, the following are encoded in one genomic region:
- the LOC144091818 gene encoding uncharacterized protein LOC144091818 isoform X2, which translates to MGDEQRPIKKEEDDFTWSLGEFVKREAVRGVASRGAEPANTTTWPLIKEEEPEFPQQQMGDEQLPIKREEDHFTWSLGEFAKREDVLGVASGGAEPANTTSWPLIKEEEPEFPQQKHKREEQSPIKKEEQNVTGSTGEPFRREDNLGGANREAQTVNCSSAEGMQADNVIAPPPDGDNVLHDDESLKKNPSGCKCSQCAKTFGKKSSLKTHMRSHTCGKPLCTVCGKTFTHKGNLNSRARTHTCDKPFLCSVCGKRFTEKGTLKRHTRTHTGEKPCSCSVCGQTFKQKGHLISHARTHTGEKPFSCSVCSKAYSKNEHLKIHIRSHTGEKPFSCSVCGKAYSQNQHLKIHTRTHTGEKPFPCSVCGKAFSQKQNLQRHARTHTGQKPFSCSVCGQTFTRKRSLKTHTRTHTGEKPFSCSVCGKAFSQKQDLHRHARTHTGEKQFSCPVCGQAFAYKESLKQHLCT; encoded by the coding sequence atgggagacgagcaacgtccaatcaaaaaggaggaagatgatttcacctggtcacttggtgagttcgtgaagagggaagctGTTCGGGGCgtggccagcagaggggcggagcctgcaaacaccacaacatggcccctaattaaagaggaggagccggagttccctcaacaacaaatgggagacgagcaacttccaatcaaaagggaggaagatcatttcacctggtcacttggtgagttcgcgaagagggaagatgttttgggcgtggccagtggaggggcggagcctgccaACACCACatcatggcccctaattaaagaggaggagccagagttccctcaacaaaagcacaagagagaagagcaatctccaatcaaaaaggaggagcaaaatgtcaccgggtcaactggtgagccattCAGGAGGGAAGATAATCTGGGCGGGGCCAACAGAGAAGCGCAGACTGTGAactgcagctcagcagaaggaatGCAAGCAGACAATGTCATCGCTCCTCCACCAGATGGCGACAATGTGCTTCATGACGATGaaagtcttaagaaaaatcccagtggctgcaaatgctctcagtgtgcgaaaacttttgggaaaaagtcttctttgaaaacacatatgaggagccacacttgcgggaaacccttatgtacagtttgtggtaaaacatttacacacaagggaaacttaaatagtcgtgcaagaacccacacatgtgacaaaccatttttgtgttcagtttgtggtaaaagatttacagagaagggaaccttaaaaaggcacacgagaacccacactggtgaaaaaccatgttcgtgttcagtttgtggtcaaacattcaaacagaagggacacttaattagtcatgcaagaacacacactggtgaaaaaccattttcgtgttcagtttgcagtaaagcctattctaaaaatgaacacttaaaaatccacataagaagccacactggtgaaaaaccattttcgtgttcagtttgcggtaaagcctattCTCAAAATCaacacttaaaaatccacacaagaacccacactggtgaaaagccatttccgtgttcagtttgcggtaaagccttttctcaaaagcaaaatTTACAAAgacacgcaagaacccacactggacaaaaaccgttttcgtgctcagtttgtggtcaaacattcacacggaaaagaagcttaaaaacccacacaagaacccacacaggtgaaaagccattttcgtgttcagtttgcggtaaagccttttctcaaaagcaagatttacacagacacgcaagaacccacactggagaaaaacaattttcttgcccagtttgtggtcaagcattcgcttacaaggaaagcttaaaacaacatttatgcACATGA
- the LOC144091818 gene encoding uncharacterized protein LOC144091818 isoform X1: MAAKAKPVKLQEELFVVKQEHSPYQHSTVCKIMHEKVILHRLEGFRNDLGADGQESVDLEGEVELPQIKEEEPEFPQQQMGDEQRPIKKEEDDFTWSLGEFVKREAVRGVASRGAEPANTTTWPLIKEEEPEFPQQQMGDEQLPIKREEDHFTWSLGEFAKREDVLGVASGGAEPANTTSWPLIKEEEPEFPQQKHKREEQSPIKKEEQNVTGSTGEPFRREDNLGGANREAQTVNCSSAEGMQADNVIAPPPDGDNVLHDDESLKKNPSGCKCSQCAKTFGKKSSLKTHMRSHTCGKPLCTVCGKTFTHKGNLNSRARTHTCDKPFLCSVCGKRFTEKGTLKRHTRTHTGEKPCSCSVCGQTFKQKGHLISHARTHTGEKPFSCSVCSKAYSKNEHLKIHIRSHTGEKPFSCSVCGKAYSQNQHLKIHTRTHTGEKPFPCSVCGKAFSQKQNLQRHARTHTGQKPFSCSVCGQTFTRKRSLKTHTRTHTGEKPFSCSVCGKAFSQKQDLHRHARTHTGEKQFSCPVCGQAFAYKESLKQHLCT; the protein is encoded by the coding sequence gtttcagaaatgatcttggtgctgatgggcaggagtctgttgaccttgaaggggaagttgagctcccccaaatcaaagaggaggagccagagttccctcaacaacaaatgggagacgagcaacgtccaatcaaaaaggaggaagatgatttcacctggtcacttggtgagttcgtgaagagggaagctGTTCGGGGCgtggccagcagaggggcggagcctgcaaacaccacaacatggcccctaattaaagaggaggagccggagttccctcaacaacaaatgggagacgagcaacttccaatcaaaagggaggaagatcatttcacctggtcacttggtgagttcgcgaagagggaagatgttttgggcgtggccagtggaggggcggagcctgccaACACCACatcatggcccctaattaaagaggaggagccagagttccctcaacaaaagcacaagagagaagagcaatctccaatcaaaaaggaggagcaaaatgtcaccgggtcaactggtgagccattCAGGAGGGAAGATAATCTGGGCGGGGCCAACAGAGAAGCGCAGACTGTGAactgcagctcagcagaaggaatGCAAGCAGACAATGTCATCGCTCCTCCACCAGATGGCGACAATGTGCTTCATGACGATGaaagtcttaagaaaaatcccagtggctgcaaatgctctcagtgtgcgaaaacttttgggaaaaagtcttctttgaaaacacatatgaggagccacacttgcgggaaacccttatgtacagtttgtggtaaaacatttacacacaagggaaacttaaatagtcgtgcaagaacccacacatgtgacaaaccatttttgtgttcagtttgtggtaaaagatttacagagaagggaaccttaaaaaggcacacgagaacccacactggtgaaaaaccatgttcgtgttcagtttgtggtcaaacattcaaacagaagggacacttaattagtcatgcaagaacacacactggtgaaaaaccattttcgtgttcagtttgcagtaaagcctattctaaaaatgaacacttaaaaatccacataagaagccacactggtgaaaaaccattttcgtgttcagtttgcggtaaagcctattCTCAAAATCaacacttaaaaatccacacaagaacccacactggtgaaaagccatttccgtgttcagtttgcggtaaagccttttctcaaaagcaaaatTTACAAAgacacgcaagaacccacactggacaaaaaccgttttcgtgctcagtttgtggtcaaacattcacacggaaaagaagcttaaaaacccacacaagaacccacacaggtgaaaagccattttcgtgttcagtttgcggtaaagccttttctcaaaagcaagatttacacagacacgcaagaacccacactggagaaaaacaattttcttgcccagtttgtggtcaagcattcgcttacaaggaaagcttaaaacaacatttatgcACATGA